Proteins from a genomic interval of Kitasatospora kifunensis:
- a CDS encoding Fur family transcriptional regulator has product MSDLLARLREQGWRLTAQRRVVAEVLDGEHVHLTADEVHARAVHLLPEISRATVYNTLGELVSLGEVLEVSTDGRAKRYDPNAHHAHQHLICSSCGTIRDVHPSGDPLAALPPAERFGFAVSGAEITYRGLCPECRTP; this is encoded by the coding sequence ATGAGCGATCTCCTGGCACGGCTACGCGAGCAGGGCTGGCGACTCACCGCACAGCGGCGCGTCGTGGCCGAGGTCCTCGACGGCGAGCACGTCCACCTCACCGCGGACGAGGTGCACGCCCGCGCGGTCCACCTGCTACCGGAGATCAGCCGCGCCACGGTCTACAACACGCTGGGCGAGCTGGTGTCGCTCGGCGAGGTGCTGGAGGTCAGCACCGACGGCCGGGCCAAGCGCTACGACCCCAACGCGCACCACGCGCACCAGCACCTGATCTGCTCCTCCTGCGGCACCATCAGGGACGTCCACCCGAGCGGCGACCCACTCGCCGCACTGCCGCCCGCCGAGCGGTTCGGCTTCGCCGTCTCCGGCGCCGAGATCACCTATCGCGGCCTGTGCCCGGAGTGCCGGACACCCTGA
- a CDS encoding tetratricopeptide repeat protein yields the protein MKLIGKSQPQTGAPQQDIDTEAGPVPAQRGSWRTGARRPYGPESLVHVPVPQVGGRYPAAAPIGQDHRAEGRVDHDHDHDPDSDSDTASFETELAARESAALETRHRAAADAGDANAASQLGALLLRRGDLDDAEPYLRKAAAAGLRAAANNLGVLLHQRGHRAEAGGWWRQAAVAGSAPAAHALGLHLRDHGDEEAAEYWLHFAAEQGHALGAYALGDLMEHRRDVRAERWFKAAADAGHREAAYRLARMREAAGDKESAETWYRTAAVRSHARAALRLGVLVEERATGDQSLREEAARWYRQSAQNGEPRAACALGFLLRDSGDLPSAAEWWQEAAEAGDGNAANALGALHASRGEDDAAERWYRAALEAGDHNGAFNLGLLCASAGRQAQAEQWYRRAAYAGHREACNALAVILLQRGDESGAEPWFSKAAEAGSVDGAFNLGILHANRGEQQQAQEWYARAAAEGHGEAALQLAVVKEQRGDLSAALERYRQAATGGSAEGAFRLASLLDRRGDVPEEAEHWYAIAADADHSRAQVRMGVRAAERGALEIAESWYRRAAETGSRSAAFNLGLLLARQGREAEAMLWYTRAADAGHGRAALRLALLALRRGEPVQAENWCKRATDYGPPEVAERAARLLDALHPELSA from the coding sequence ATGAAGCTGATCGGCAAGAGCCAGCCGCAGACCGGCGCGCCCCAACAGGATATCGACACCGAGGCCGGGCCGGTCCCCGCGCAGCGCGGCAGTTGGCGCACCGGGGCCCGACGGCCCTACGGCCCCGAAAGCCTGGTGCACGTCCCCGTACCGCAGGTCGGCGGGCGCTACCCGGCAGCCGCGCCGATCGGTCAGGACCATCGTGCCGAGGGCCGCGTGGACCACGACCACGACCACGACCCCGACTCCGACAGCGACACCGCCTCGTTCGAGACCGAGTTGGCTGCGCGCGAGTCGGCCGCGCTGGAGACCAGGCACCGGGCCGCCGCCGACGCCGGTGATGCCAACGCGGCCAGCCAGCTCGGCGCCCTGCTGCTGCGCCGGGGCGACCTGGACGACGCCGAACCGTATCTGCGCAAGGCCGCGGCGGCCGGCCTGCGAGCCGCCGCCAACAACCTCGGCGTGCTGCTGCACCAGCGCGGCCACCGGGCCGAGGCCGGTGGCTGGTGGCGCCAGGCCGCCGTGGCGGGCAGCGCACCGGCCGCGCACGCGCTCGGCCTGCACCTGCGCGACCACGGCGACGAGGAGGCCGCCGAGTACTGGCTGCACTTCGCCGCCGAGCAGGGCCATGCGCTCGGCGCCTACGCGCTGGGCGACTTGATGGAGCACCGGCGCGACGTGCGAGCCGAGCGCTGGTTCAAGGCGGCCGCCGACGCGGGCCACCGCGAGGCCGCCTACCGGCTGGCTCGGATGCGCGAGGCGGCCGGGGACAAGGAGAGCGCCGAGACCTGGTACCGCACGGCGGCCGTGCGCAGCCACGCCAGGGCGGCGTTGCGCCTGGGCGTGCTGGTCGAGGAGCGGGCCACCGGGGACCAGTCGCTGCGCGAGGAGGCGGCCCGCTGGTACCGGCAGTCCGCGCAGAACGGCGAGCCGCGGGCGGCCTGCGCGCTGGGCTTCCTGCTGCGTGACTCCGGTGACCTGCCGTCGGCCGCCGAGTGGTGGCAGGAGGCGGCCGAGGCCGGCGACGGCAATGCCGCGAACGCGCTCGGTGCGCTGCACGCGAGCCGCGGTGAGGACGACGCCGCCGAGCGCTGGTACCGGGCCGCGCTGGAGGCCGGCGACCACAACGGCGCCTTCAACCTGGGCCTGCTGTGCGCGAGCGCGGGCCGTCAGGCGCAGGCCGAGCAGTGGTACCGGCGGGCCGCCTACGCCGGGCACCGGGAGGCGTGCAACGCACTGGCCGTGATCCTGCTGCAGCGCGGCGACGAGTCGGGCGCCGAGCCCTGGTTCTCCAAGGCCGCCGAGGCCGGCAGCGTGGACGGTGCCTTCAACCTGGGCATCCTGCACGCGAACCGGGGCGAGCAGCAGCAGGCCCAGGAGTGGTACGCCCGGGCGGCCGCCGAGGGTCACGGCGAGGCCGCGCTGCAGCTCGCGGTGGTCAAGGAGCAGCGCGGCGACCTGTCCGCCGCGCTGGAGCGCTACCGCCAGGCGGCCACCGGCGGTTCCGCCGAGGGCGCCTTCCGGCTGGCCTCGCTGCTGGACCGGCGCGGGGACGTGCCGGAGGAGGCCGAGCACTGGTACGCCATTGCCGCCGACGCGGACCACAGCCGGGCCCAGGTCCGGATGGGTGTGCGGGCTGCCGAGCGCGGTGCGCTGGAGATCGCCGAGAGCTGGTACCGCAGGGCGGCCGAGACCGGCAGCCGCAGCGCCGCCTTCAACCTCGGTCTGCTGCTGGCCCGTCAGGGGCGCGAGGCGGAGGCGATGCTCTGGTACACCAGGGCCGCCGACGCCGGGCACGGCCGGGCCGCGCTGCGTCTTGCCCTGCTGGCACTGCGCCGCGGCGAGCCGGTGCAGGCGGAGAACTGGTGCAAGCGGGCCACCGACTACGGTCCGCCGGAGGTCGCCGAGCGCGCGGCGCGACTGCTGGACGCGCTGCACCCGGAGCTCAGCGCCTGA